The following coding sequences lie in one Komagataeibacter sucrofermentans DSM 15973 genomic window:
- a CDS encoding MlaD family protein, giving the protein MVQKQQSDGIRQLVRVRYADEWVGILVLVALVILFGAVIEAGVLRDWLTPAGRLRIVLPENGVSGLAVGDDLEVMGIHAGTVRRVRINPSGGMYAVAEIDPDIEPYIRHDSTAIIRKRFVVAGASYIDISRGVGEKLDWSYAVLSATNAPNPADTITQTFSDIRDRVIPVLDNAQHMMATLDATITDMHAGKGSIGRLMTNDDLIRQAEQMITSLDATVSQLTPIEKQLAVVMDKASASMSNVQKATGDLSNATPAITSNLKDASQQLPVLLVQAQTTASSLQKLVDQMRGMWLLGGSGNKVKKGHARLPAQKVQP; this is encoded by the coding sequence ATGGTGCAGAAACAACAGTCAGACGGAATCCGGCAGCTTGTGCGCGTCCGTTACGCCGATGAATGGGTAGGCATCCTTGTTCTGGTTGCCCTGGTCATCCTGTTTGGCGCGGTGATCGAGGCCGGCGTGCTGCGCGACTGGCTCACCCCCGCGGGCAGGCTGCGCATCGTGCTGCCAGAAAACGGGGTGAGTGGCCTTGCTGTTGGCGATGACCTTGAGGTGATGGGCATCCACGCGGGCACGGTGCGCCGCGTGCGCATCAACCCTTCGGGCGGCATGTACGCCGTTGCCGAGATCGATCCTGACATCGAACCCTATATCCGCCATGACAGCACGGCCATCATCCGCAAGCGCTTCGTGGTGGCGGGGGCGAGCTATATCGACATCTCGCGTGGCGTGGGCGAGAAGCTGGACTGGAGCTACGCCGTGCTCAGCGCCACCAACGCGCCCAACCCGGCCGATACCATTACCCAGACCTTCAGCGACATCCGCGACCGCGTGATCCCGGTGCTTGATAACGCCCAGCACATGATGGCAACGCTCGATGCCACCATTACCGACATGCATGCGGGTAAGGGCTCGATCGGGCGGCTCATGACCAATGATGACCTGATCCGCCAGGCGGAACAGATGATCACCAGCCTTGATGCCACGGTCAGCCAGTTGACCCCGATCGAGAAGCAGCTTGCCGTCGTGATGGACAAGGCCAGCGCCTCGATGAGTAACGTGCAGAAGGCGACGGGCGACCTGAGTAACGCAACACCCGCCATTACCAGCAACCTCAAGGATGCCAGCCAGCAGCTCCCGGTGCTTCTGGTGCAGGCCCAGACCACGGCCAGCAGCCTGCAGAAGCTGGTTGACCAGATGCGGGGCATGTGGCTGCTCGGCGGCAGTGGTAACAAGGTGAAGAAAGGGCATGCCCGTCTTCCCGCGCAGAAGGTGCAGCCATGA
- a CDS encoding ABC transporter ATP-binding protein, producing the protein MAANAPLLELRDAVPSFDESGLMPAPYNLRIMPGECAVIDCRDFERAAMFADLCTGMIPLTQGSIKFMGLDWSTLHDRQLNALRGRIGRISRHGSWLSLFGTHLNIMLPHLYHTTDPFENVVHRATELGHTFGFPGLPITAPDRLSGADLARAACVRAFMGRPDLLILEDISDMLPEETVLPFFETMTAARDRGCGVLWFVRSSAAWHEYRKAVNIHMRLLDEGLFSLRVV; encoded by the coding sequence ATGGCAGCAAACGCGCCCCTGCTGGAACTACGCGACGCCGTACCCTCGTTCGATGAAAGCGGCCTCATGCCCGCGCCCTACAACCTGCGCATCATGCCGGGTGAATGCGCGGTGATCGACTGCCGTGATTTTGAGCGCGCCGCCATGTTCGCTGATCTGTGCACCGGCATGATCCCGCTCACGCAGGGCAGCATCAAGTTCATGGGGCTGGACTGGAGCACGCTGCATGACCGGCAGCTCAACGCGCTGCGCGGGCGTATTGGCCGTATCTCGCGCCACGGTAGCTGGCTGAGCCTGTTCGGCACGCATCTCAACATCATGCTGCCACACCTGTACCATACGACGGACCCGTTCGAGAATGTGGTGCATCGCGCAACCGAGCTTGGGCATACATTCGGCTTTCCCGGCCTGCCCATTACCGCGCCAGACCGGCTTTCAGGCGCGGATCTGGCGCGGGCGGCCTGCGTGCGCGCCTTCATGGGGCGGCCTGACCTGCTGATACTGGAAGATATTTCCGACATGCTGCCAGAAGAGACGGTCCTGCCGTTTTTTGAAACGATGACCGCCGCGCGCGACCGTGGCTGCGGGGTGCTGTGGTTCGTCCGCTCCTCTGCGGCGTGGCATGAATATCGCAAGGCGGTGAATATCCACATGCGCCTTCTCGACGAAGGTCTTTTTTCCCTGCGGGTGGTGTAA
- a CDS encoding ABC transporter permease → MTDTSPPPPEQQASSVLAQMAPPEDSKDTGRFATLIGRFAPWLAAIGRLTRHQVRFTLLLIGAGWGTLRESLRPNSWRRPVIYEFRATLRQVIGGGFLSIVITATLAGLMVVSQAAYWLGYAGMAQMTGSILVSVLVREISPILVGIILMGRSGMLSLTEIGMMVLGGEVRGLQARGIDPFLALVMPRTFAFTVGGFTLGMIFAVVSLLMGFVVAHASGAITSSVWTFFFNVLAAMTTWDYLIIPLKFVLVGFFVGLGACISGLTVSSNDTMATIMPRGFARGIMLVLVVNILFMLDF, encoded by the coding sequence ATGACCGACACCTCGCCCCCGCCGCCCGAGCAGCAGGCCTCGAGCGTGCTGGCCCAGATGGCCCCGCCAGAGGACAGCAAGGATACGGGCCGCTTCGCCACGCTGATCGGGCGTTTTGCGCCATGGCTTGCCGCCATCGGGCGGCTGACGCGCCATCAGGTCCGCTTCACGCTGCTGCTGATCGGGGCCGGATGGGGCACGCTGCGCGAGAGCCTGCGCCCCAATTCATGGCGCAGGCCTGTCATCTATGAATTCCGCGCCACCTTGCGGCAGGTGATTGGCGGCGGTTTCCTGAGCATTGTCATTACGGCCACGCTTGCGGGCCTCATGGTCGTGTCGCAGGCGGCATACTGGCTGGGTTATGCTGGCATGGCGCAGATGACGGGTTCGATCCTGGTCTCGGTGCTGGTGCGTGAAATCTCGCCCATTCTTGTCGGCATCATCCTGATGGGCCGCAGCGGCATGCTGTCGCTGACCGAGATCGGCATGATGGTGCTGGGCGGCGAGGTGCGCGGCCTGCAGGCGCGTGGCATCGACCCTTTCCTTGCACTGGTCATGCCGCGCACCTTCGCCTTTACGGTGGGGGGCTTTACGCTGGGCATGATCTTTGCGGTCGTGTCGCTGCTCATGGGTTTTGTGGTGGCGCATGCCAGCGGGGCCATCACGTCCTCGGTCTGGACGTTCTTTTTCAACGTGCTGGCGGCCATGACCACGTGGGATTACCTCATCATCCCGCTCAAATTCGTGCTGGTCGGTTTCTTTGTCGGGCTGGGGGCGTGCATTTCGGGGCTGACCGTAAGCAGTAACGATACGATGGCCACCATCATGCCGCGCGGCTTCGCCCGCGGGATCATGCTGGTGCTGGTGGTCAATATCCTCTTCATGCTGGATTTCTGA
- a CDS encoding adenylate/guanylate cyclase domain-containing protein: protein MSTDEIVDPTIAPSDQVKRFLLHVGVPVAGVVSIIALIAGFGWHSYRTVRTGALALTHELLVSQQDYIAKEVNSFLAPASAGSVVARDMLEHGAPAVEQKIFMGYSSTMLRNVPQIQSFYIADGDGNFSTLEHGENDQQVALTTLVRQADKPPIFTHELRDANGKVLRQWQTPAGSYDPRGHAWFADTVKEGQLHWTHPYIVEVTRQLTITAAIPYKGQDDKTYVYAINMSLAHLNKFLNSLRIGESGNAILMDRDGHVLAGHGMQEAEAAAGGDPDRMKLDPKHFPVMTKAFDEYRVHGDGARTVKVKGKNYVTITANLPVGTDSWVLLLVAPEDDFSQFAMADGRQNLLFTVLVVILASGLGLLLFLQARRADRMRAQIAQSRNVANYESHALQTVATYPDLFNPEDNALLLTETLADQSHARRAAIWRILHDGHTLMCIDSYDRQQDVHSGGFEMATTDLKTFFDAVAHGDVLTTENAAADERVGAFYRVYMRSFGSRTLFCSPIPGSSGPVGVITLEDAPRAQVVSHFVEMVAGVTAARFSAQHYTAVAAAREELESEPSSDEVPHDASQGFLLTPGSLGMNGQPSAQDLANMEGFFPAVAIMVISLSDIVMTAQNDPMANLKLIDAMAGMLQDIARQCGLFSIRMLGHRVVCVAGCSRTPDKGAVFRMANAALMMRENTLAVLAKEDLDPVFRIGIDVGPVFGGMLGKAPQAFNLWGDAMGMAEMMAQGAPDVGTIQVTEDVYHQLRQNFLFRERGRFFIPGAGLTRTYVLAGRR, encoded by the coding sequence TTGTCCACGGACGAGATTGTCGATCCCACGATTGCCCCTTCCGATCAGGTCAAGCGTTTCCTGCTGCACGTGGGCGTGCCCGTGGCGGGCGTGGTGAGCATCATTGCCCTCATCGCAGGCTTTGGCTGGCACTCCTACCGCACGGTGCGCACCGGAGCGCTTGCCCTGACGCATGAACTGCTGGTCAGCCAGCAGGATTACATCGCCAAGGAAGTCAATTCCTTCCTCGCCCCGGCATCGGCTGGCAGCGTGGTGGCGCGTGACATGCTCGAACATGGCGCGCCCGCGGTGGAACAGAAGATATTCATGGGCTACAGCAGCACCATGCTGCGCAACGTGCCGCAGATCCAGTCCTTCTATATCGCTGATGGCGATGGCAATTTCAGCACGCTCGAACATGGCGAGAACGACCAGCAGGTGGCCCTGACCACCCTGGTCAGGCAGGCGGACAAGCCGCCCATCTTCACCCATGAACTGCGTGACGCCAACGGTAAGGTGCTCAGGCAGTGGCAGACCCCGGCTGGCAGCTATGACCCGCGCGGCCATGCCTGGTTTGCCGATACGGTCAAGGAAGGGCAACTGCACTGGACCCACCCCTATATCGTGGAAGTGACCCGGCAGCTTACGATTACGGCGGCCATTCCCTATAAGGGGCAGGATGACAAGACCTATGTCTATGCCATCAACATGTCGCTGGCGCATCTGAACAAATTCCTCAATTCCCTGCGCATTGGCGAAAGCGGCAACGCCATCCTGATGGACCGCGACGGGCATGTGCTCGCAGGTCATGGCATGCAGGAGGCCGAGGCCGCCGCGGGCGGCGACCCCGACAGGATGAAGCTTGACCCGAAGCACTTTCCGGTCATGACCAAAGCGTTTGATGAATATCGCGTGCATGGCGATGGCGCGCGCACGGTCAAGGTAAAGGGCAAGAACTACGTCACCATCACGGCCAACCTGCCGGTTGGCACCGATAGCTGGGTGCTGCTGCTCGTCGCGCCGGAGGATGATTTCTCACAATTCGCCATGGCGGATGGGCGGCAGAACCTGCTCTTTACCGTGCTGGTCGTGATACTGGCCTCGGGGCTGGGGCTGCTTCTGTTCCTTCAGGCGCGCCGGGCCGACCGCATGCGCGCGCAGATCGCGCAGTCGCGTAATGTGGCCAATTACGAGAGCCATGCCCTGCAAACGGTCGCAACCTACCCGGACCTGTTCAACCCCGAAGATAACGCCCTGCTCCTGACCGAGACGCTGGCCGACCAGTCCCATGCCCGCCGTGCCGCCATCTGGCGCATCCTGCATGATGGGCACACGCTGATGTGCATCGATTCCTACGACCGGCAGCAGGATGTGCATTCCGGTGGCTTCGAAATGGCCACCACCGACCTCAAGACCTTCTTTGATGCCGTCGCGCATGGTGACGTGCTGACAACTGAAAATGCCGCAGCCGATGAACGGGTGGGAGCGTTCTACCGCGTCTACATGCGCTCGTTTGGCAGCAGGACGCTGTTCTGCAGCCCCATTCCGGGCAGCAGTGGCCCGGTGGGTGTTATCACGCTTGAGGATGCGCCGCGGGCGCAGGTAGTCTCCCATTTTGTGGAAATGGTGGCAGGCGTTACGGCGGCACGCTTCTCCGCGCAGCACTATACGGCGGTCGCCGCCGCGCGCGAGGAACTGGAATCCGAGCCTTCGTCCGATGAAGTGCCGCATGACGCCAGCCAGGGCTTCCTGCTCACGCCCGGCAGCCTGGGCATGAACGGCCAGCCTTCGGCGCAGGACCTGGCCAACATGGAAGGGTTCTTCCCCGCCGTGGCCATCATGGTCATCAGCCTGTCGGATATTGTCATGACGGCCCAGAACGACCCGATGGCCAACCTCAAGCTGATTGATGCGATGGCGGGCATGCTGCAGGATATTGCCCGGCAGTGCGGGCTGTTCTCCATCCGCATGCTTGGCCACCGCGTGGTGTGCGTGGCCGGTTGCTCGCGCACGCCCGACAAGGGGGCCGTCTTTCGCATGGCCAACGCGGCGCTGATGATGCGTGAAAACACGCTGGCCGTGCTGGCGAAGGAAGATCTCGACCCTGTCTTCCGCATCGGCATCGATGTCGGGCCTGTCTTTGGTGGCATGCTGGGCAAGGCGCCGCAGGCCTTCAACCTGTGGGGCGATGCCATGGGCATGGCCGAGATGATGGCGCAGGGCGCGCCCGATGTCGGCACCATTCAGGTCACGGAGGATGTCTATCACCAGCTGCGCCAGAACTTCCTGTTCCGTGAGCGCGGGCGCTTCTTCATTCCCGGCGCGGGGCTGACGCGCACCTACGTGCTGGCCGGGCGGCGATGA
- the dnaQ gene encoding DNA polymerase III subunit epsilon — MKRSILFDTETTGLDPLKGDRVIEIAALELMGDLPTGNNFHVLIDPERDVPEEASRVHGFTYADLEGKPKFAEIAAGFLEFVGNDPLVAHNARFDFGFLNAELARARLPELDMGRMVDTLDMARERFPGMPNSLDALCRRFGIDLSARTTHNALLDCKLLAEVYLELTGGRQRGLGLSVSEGGGGIATYTYARPPGHVAVRVRPDAAEIEAHQAFVAALSDPVWLA; from the coding sequence ATGAAACGCTCCATCCTGTTCGATACGGAAACCACGGGGCTTGACCCCCTCAAAGGTGACCGCGTGATTGAAATCGCGGCGCTGGAACTGATGGGCGACCTGCCTACGGGCAATAATTTCCATGTGCTGATCGACCCCGAGCGTGACGTGCCCGAGGAAGCCTCCCGCGTGCATGGCTTTACCTATGCCGACCTTGAGGGAAAGCCGAAATTTGCTGAAATTGCCGCCGGTTTCCTTGAATTCGTGGGCAATGACCCGCTGGTCGCCCATAACGCACGGTTCGACTTCGGCTTTCTGAATGCGGAACTCGCCCGCGCCCGCCTGCCTGAACTCGACATGGGGCGTATGGTCGATACGCTGGACATGGCGCGCGAGCGCTTCCCCGGCATGCCCAACAGCCTTGATGCGTTGTGCCGCCGCTTCGGCATCGACCTCTCGGCCCGTACCACCCATAACGCCCTGCTCGACTGCAAGCTGCTCGCCGAGGTCTATCTTGAACTGACCGGCGGCCGCCAGCGCGGGCTTGGCCTGTCGGTGTCCGAAGGGGGTGGGGGCATCGCTACCTATACCTATGCGCGCCCGCCAGGGCATGTGGCCGTGCGCGTGCGGCCCGATGCAGCGGAAATCGAGGCCCATCAGGCCTTTGTGGCCGCCCTGTCCGATCCCGTGTGGCTGGCCTGA
- the coaE gene encoding dephospho-CoA kinase (Dephospho-CoA kinase (CoaE) performs the final step in coenzyme A biosynthesis.) gives MRVLGLTGGIGMGKSTMAALLRRAGLRVFDADAQVRALQAPHGRALPAIERLVPGCVRDGVLDRATLRRAALADPAIIRGLEGILHPLVRAARMRFLARARRDGCRWVVLDIPLLFETGAERICDKVVVVSAPATIQRARVLRRGTMTPAQLDAVLARQMPDAARRRRADIVIETGLSRHDTLRQVRHLLHAMHTKDPAAWAAYGRKPA, from the coding sequence ATGCGGGTGCTCGGCCTTACGGGCGGGATCGGCATGGGCAAGTCCACCATGGCGGCCCTGTTGCGCCGCGCGGGCCTGCGCGTGTTCGATGCCGATGCGCAGGTGCGCGCGCTTCAGGCCCCGCATGGCCGCGCGCTGCCCGCCATTGAAAGGCTGGTGCCCGGCTGCGTGCGCGATGGTGTGCTGGACCGCGCGACCCTCCGGCGCGCGGCATTGGCTGACCCCGCCATCATCCGTGGGCTTGAAGGTATTCTGCACCCGCTGGTGCGGGCCGCGCGCATGCGCTTCCTTGCGCGGGCGCGGCGTGACGGGTGTCGGTGGGTGGTGCTCGATATTCCGCTCCTGTTCGAGACCGGGGCCGAGCGGATATGTGATAAGGTGGTGGTAGTCAGCGCGCCCGCCACCATCCAGCGCGCCCGCGTGCTGCGGCGGGGCACCATGACGCCCGCGCAGCTTGATGCCGTGCTGGCCCGCCAGATGCCCGATGCCGCCCGGCGGCGCAGGGCCGATATCGTGATTGAAACCGGGCTGTCGCGGCACGACACGTTGCGGCAGGTCAGGCACCTGCTGCACGCCATGCACACGAAAGACCCCGCCGCCTGGGCGGCCTACGGAAGAAAGCCTGCATGA
- a CDS encoding shikimate dehydrogenase → MERSPRIDGHTLLAGVIGWPVAHSRSPLMHNFWLAQARINGAYVPLPVRPGAFDTAVKGLQAAGFRGVNVTIPHKESAYRIVDRLDRSAQRSGSVNTLVFAADGQIEGYSTDGDGFVGNVEAHGVAVRGGRALLLGAGGAARAIAASLLDRGVQVIVANRTRARAEALAALLEGIEVIDWARAGEALAGCTLLVNTTSIGMEGADNTAFPLDLAQADAGLVVCDIVYVPRQTGLLQLAARHGLRTVDGLGMLIHQAGLGFEKWFGAQPAIGPEVEALLDADLRAAHAD, encoded by the coding sequence ATGGAACGCAGCCCCCGTATCGACGGGCATACCCTGCTTGCGGGGGTGATCGGCTGGCCGGTGGCGCATTCACGCTCGCCGCTGATGCATAATTTCTGGCTGGCGCAGGCCAGAATCAATGGCGCCTATGTGCCGCTGCCCGTGCGGCCCGGCGCGTTTGATACGGCGGTGAAAGGCTTGCAGGCCGCAGGATTCAGGGGGGTGAACGTGACCATCCCGCACAAGGAATCCGCCTATCGCATCGTTGACCGTCTCGACCGCTCGGCGCAGCGCTCGGGCTCGGTCAACACACTGGTTTTCGCCGCTGATGGCCAGATCGAGGGCTATTCCACCGATGGTGATGGCTTCGTGGGCAATGTCGAGGCGCATGGCGTGGCGGTGCGCGGCGGCCGCGCCCTGCTGCTTGGTGCGGGCGGGGCCGCGCGCGCCATCGCGGCAAGCCTGCTTGACCGGGGCGTGCAGGTGATCGTTGCCAACCGCACCCGCGCCCGTGCCGAGGCCCTGGCAGCCCTGCTGGAGGGAATCGAGGTCATTGACTGGGCGCGGGCGGGTGAGGCGCTGGCAGGCTGCACGTTGCTGGTCAACACGACCTCGATCGGGATGGAAGGGGCGGATAACACCGCTTTCCCGCTTGATCTGGCGCAGGCCGATGCAGGGCTTGTGGTGTGCGACATCGTTTACGTGCCGCGCCAGACCGGGCTGCTGCAACTTGCCGCACGCCATGGCCTGCGCACGGTCGACGGGCTGGGCATGCTGATCCATCAGGCCGGGCTGGGGTTTGAAAAATGGTTTGGCGCGCAGCCTGCCATCGGCCCGGAGGTCGAAGCGCTGCTTGATGCCGATCTGCGCGCGGCCCACGCGGACTGA
- a CDS encoding N-formylglutamate amidohydrolase has protein sequence MHHAALAQEPSRLLTPADPAPVIQFGPSALDGVATAGGLPFVLVSDHAGQAIPAALGDMGVSAQDRARHIACDLGMAETGRLLAEKLGCVLIEQAYSRLVIDCNRAPGHPTSIVRESDGTPVPANADLSADAEGCRVEEIFLPYHQKIGGEISTRLEAGLPVVLVSLHSFTDRMNGQARPWHTGVLHNRNPAFGLRVRDLLAAEDGLVVGSNEPYALTDVNDYTVPVHAEGRGLPYLEIEIRQDLIATPEGQAEWAARLARILPRAWEEYRH, from the coding sequence ATGCACCATGCAGCCCTTGCACAGGAGCCGTCACGTTTGCTGACCCCGGCCGACCCGGCGCCGGTCATCCAGTTCGGCCCGTCGGCGCTCGATGGCGTGGCCACGGCAGGGGGGCTGCCCTTCGTTCTGGTCAGCGACCATGCGGGACAGGCCATTCCCGCCGCATTGGGTGACATGGGGGTGAGTGCGCAGGACCGCGCGCGCCATATCGCCTGTGACCTGGGCATGGCCGAAACCGGGCGCCTTCTGGCCGAAAAGCTGGGCTGCGTGCTGATCGAGCAGGCCTATTCCCGCCTCGTGATCGACTGCAACCGCGCGCCGGGGCACCCCACCTCCATCGTGCGCGAAAGCGACGGCACGCCCGTGCCCGCCAATGCCGACCTCAGCGCCGATGCGGAAGGCTGCCGGGTGGAGGAAATCTTCCTGCCCTATCACCAGAAGATCGGCGGTGAGATTTCCACGCGGCTCGAGGCGGGCCTGCCCGTGGTGCTGGTCTCGCTGCACAGCTTTACCGATCGCATGAACGGCCAGGCGCGGCCGTGGCATACGGGCGTGCTGCACAACCGCAACCCCGCCTTCGGCCTGCGCGTGCGCGACCTGCTCGCAGCGGAAGACGGGCTGGTGGTGGGCAGCAACGAGCCCTATGCCCTGACGGATGTGAATGACTACACCGTGCCGGTCCATGCCGAAGGGCGTGGCCTGCCGTATCTGGAAATCGAGATCAGGCAGGACCTGATCGCAACCCCGGAGGGGCAGGCCGAATGGGCCGCGCGGCTTGCACGCATCCTGCCCCGGGCCTGGGAAGAATACCGCCACTGA
- the argH gene encoding argininosuccinate lyase: MPGNAKTLTDQDAHKANAQWGGRFAGGPAAIMQDINASIGFDKALWRQDIAGSKAHAAMLAKTGIISGEDAKAITEGLDQIGREIAAGTFAFSTALEDIHMNIEARLSDRIGEAGKRLHTARSRNDQVATDFRLWVRDAIDGLEQQAAALMRALARRALEHAATPMPGFTHLQTAQPVTFGHHLMAYVEMLARDRGRLTDARRRLNESPLGSAALAGTSFPIDREMTAHALGFDRPTANSLDAVSDRDFALEYLSALSIMAMHLSRLAEEIVIWCSAPFSFIRLSDAFTTGSSIMPQKRNPDAAELVRAKGGRITGALVGLLTVMKGLPLAYAKDMQEDKEPVFAATDAATLCLAAMDGMVRDLTVNEAQMRAYAGSGFSTATDLADWLVRVLKVPFRTAHHVTGRLVGKAEAKGVGLAELSLAEMQEEEAGITQDIFSVLSVDSSIASRTSHGGTSADNVRAQATRWLDTLGANA; this comes from the coding sequence ATGCCGGGGAACGCAAAAACGCTGACGGATCAGGACGCGCACAAGGCGAACGCACAATGGGGCGGGCGCTTTGCCGGGGGGCCTGCGGCCATCATGCAGGACATCAATGCCTCGATCGGCTTTGACAAGGCGCTGTGGCGGCAGGACATCGCGGGCTCGAAGGCCCATGCCGCCATGCTCGCGAAAACCGGCATCATTTCCGGCGAGGACGCCAAAGCCATTACCGAGGGGCTGGACCAGATCGGCCGCGAGATCGCGGCGGGCACGTTCGCGTTCAGCACCGCCCTTGAAGATATTCACATGAATATCGAGGCCCGCCTGTCCGATCGCATTGGCGAGGCAGGCAAGCGCCTGCACACCGCGCGCTCGCGCAATGACCAGGTGGCAACCGATTTCCGCCTGTGGGTGCGCGATGCGATTGACGGGCTGGAGCAGCAGGCCGCCGCCCTCATGCGCGCGCTCGCCCGCCGCGCGCTCGAGCATGCGGCAACGCCCATGCCCGGCTTCACCCACCTGCAGACCGCCCAGCCCGTGACCTTCGGCCATCACCTCATGGCCTATGTCGAGATGCTGGCCCGTGACCGGGGCCGCCTGACCGATGCCCGGCGCAGGCTCAACGAATCCCCGCTCGGCTCGGCAGCGCTTGCGGGCACGTCATTCCCCATCGACCGGGAGATGACGGCCCATGCGCTGGGCTTCGACCGCCCTACCGCCAACTCGCTCGATGCGGTGTCGGACCGTGATTTCGCGCTGGAATATCTCTCGGCCCTGTCCATCATGGCGATGCACCTCTCACGCCTGGCGGAAGAAATCGTGATCTGGTGCTCGGCCCCCTTCTCGTTCATCCGCCTGTCGGATGCGTTCACCACCGGTTCGTCCATCATGCCGCAAAAGCGCAACCCGGACGCTGCCGAGCTGGTGCGCGCCAAGGGCGGGCGCATCACCGGTGCGCTGGTCGGGCTGCTTACGGTCATGAAGGGCCTGCCGCTGGCCTATGCCAAGGACATGCAGGAAGACAAGGAACCCGTCTTCGCCGCCACGGATGCCGCCACCCTGTGCCTTGCCGCCATGGATGGCATGGTGCGCGACCTCACGGTCAATGAGGCGCAGATGCGCGCCTATGCCGGGTCCGGCTTCTCCACCGCCACCGATCTGGCCGACTGGCTGGTGCGCGTGCTCAAGGTGCCCTTCCGCACCGCGCACCACGTGACCGGCCGCCTTGTGGGCAAGGCGGAAGCAAAGGGCGTGGGCCTGGCCGAGCTGAGCCTTGCGGAGATGCAGGAAGAGGAAGCGGGCATCACGCAGGACATCTTCTCGGTGCTGAGCGTCGATTCCTCCATTGCCTCGCGCACCAGCCACGGCGGCACGTCAGCCGATAACGTGCGCGCGCAGGCCACGCGCTGGCTGGACACGCTGGGAGCAAACGCATGA
- the cdd gene encoding cytidine deaminase — MTHDPVAGAAMAVRTHAYAPYSRFQVGAAVETVDGRIFAGCNVENAAYPEGTCAEAGAIAAMVAAGARQIRRVVVCGGTGAACTPCGGCRQKIREFAPPEAEIAMISPQGAVLVVHTLADLLPDSFGPGSLA; from the coding sequence ATGACTCACGACCCCGTGGCAGGGGCGGCAATGGCCGTGCGGACCCATGCCTATGCGCCCTATTCGCGCTTTCAGGTGGGCGCTGCGGTCGAGACCGTGGATGGCCGGATTTTTGCCGGGTGCAATGTAGAGAACGCGGCCTACCCCGAGGGAACCTGCGCCGAAGCAGGCGCCATTGCGGCCATGGTGGCCGCGGGCGCGCGCCAGATCCGGCGCGTGGTGGTGTGTGGCGGCACGGGCGCCGCCTGCACGCCATGCGGGGGATGCCGGCAGAAGATAAGGGAATTCGCGCCGCCGGAGGCCGAGATCGCCATGATCTCGCCTCAGGGCGCGGTGCTGGTGGTCCATACGCTGGCCGACCTGCTGCCCGACAGTTTCGGGCCGGGCAGCCTAGCCTGA